The Episyrphus balteatus chromosome 4, idEpiBalt1.1, whole genome shotgun sequence genome includes a window with the following:
- the LOC129917982 gene encoding uncharacterized protein LOC129917982 yields the protein MMKKISRVAIFSIIFVIGVSGRSHLHKNNEYVNVTEHPGELCLRTCVPNDKRICYFKFELELYQAMGVACGKCAQGVVEDCNNPQCIVGDGVEKGVMSINRQVPGPAIQTCQGDMIIVDVVNKAHGTASAIHWHGLHMKDTPWMDGVPYVTQCPNLYGSTFRYWFDAKEPGTHFYHSHSGHHKINGQYGALIVREPEEDVANFNEYDYDLPEHFLVLSDWMHAYGEQLFPGLPSTTTGPDALLINGRGTFINPKTMEHLNVPARKFYVKSGMRYRFRVINAVSHACPMQLQVQDHDLNVIASDSFNVEPSRFDTIVSNSGERYDFILNANHSGGDFWIKLKGLGACASKEGFALLRYETDDAVSDAERPQPPFPPTLTDTPLGRILNDPLATCSGGSDKCCVTELTALDEDEELRTKEPDQQLFVAFKNIQVRNSEIFQPGSYPHFQNPASTLTFVGAINNISTTFPASPPLTQPLDVDDSEFCNALHMPARCEGKKYCSCHHLEKLQKGGIIEIVVVDESATAGNIHHPFHLHGYAFMVTGLGQHPSGLPMTLKEAKKIEKSKGLVRYYKSNRPPIKDTVSIPNRGYAIIRFRADNPGFWVMHCHYEWHFASGMGLIIQVGSSDEMVKPPADFPKCNNYEPKLKMPNY from the exons atgatGAAAAAGATCAGCAGAGttgctattttttcaataatatttgtGATTGGTGTTTCGGGAAGATCACATTTGCATAAAAACAACGAATATGTAAATGTAACAGAACATCCTGGGGAGCTATGTTTGCGAACTTGTGTCCCCAATGACAAGAGAATATGTTACTTTAAATTCGAGTTGGAACTTTACCAAGCCATGGGGGt TGCTTGTGGAAAATGTGCTCAAGGCGTTGTGGAAGATTGTAATAATCCTCAATGCATCGTTGGCGATGGTGTGGAAAAAGGTGTAATGAGTATTAACCGACAGGTTCCAGGGCCAGCCATTCAGACTTGCCAAGGAGATATGATCATTGTCGATGTGGTAAACAAAGCTCACGGAACTGCAAGTGCTATTCATTGGCATGGTTTGCATATGAAAGATACTCCTTGGATGGATGGTGTGCCATACGTAACTCAGTGTCCTAATTTGTACGGTTCCACCTTCCGATATTGGTTTGACGCTAAGGAACCTGGAACACATTTTTATCATTCGCATTCAGGGCATCACAAAATAAACGGTCAATATGGTGCCTTAATTGTTCGCGAGCCTGAAGAAGATGTTGCGAACTTCAATGAATACGACTATGATCTACCAGAGCACTTTCTTGTACTTTCCGATTGGATGCATGCGTATGGAGAACAGTTGTTTCCAGGACTTCCATCTACAACAACCGGACCGGATGCTTTGTTAATAAATGGACGTGGGACTTTTATTAATCCTAAAACAATGGAACATCTGAATGTGCCGGCAAGAAAGTTCTATGTTAAATCTGGAATGCGTTATAGATTTAGGGTTATAAATGCAGTAAGTCATGCATGTCCAATGCAATTACAG GTACAAGATCACGATCTTAACGTAATTGCTTCAGACTCTTTCAATGTTGAACCGAGTCGTTTTGATACGATTGTTTCGAATTCTGGCGAAAGATATGATTTTATTCTGAATGCCAATCATTCAGGAGGAGATTTCTGGATAAAACTAAAAGGACTGGGAGCTTGTGCATCAAAAGAGGGCTTTGCTTTGTTGAGGTATGAGACTGATGATGCTGTTTCAGATGCTGAGAGGCCCCAACCGCCATTTCCACCAACACTCACTGATACTCCCTTAGGAAGA ATTTTAAATGATCCTTTGGCTACTTGTTCTGGTGGATCCGATAAATGTTGtgtcacggaactaacagctcTTGATGAGGATGAAGAACTTCGTACCAAAGAACCAGATCAGCAACTTTTCgtagcattcaaaaatattcaagtaCGGAATTCGGAAATATTCCAACCAGGAAGCTATCCACATTTTCAAA atccCGCTTCTACTCTGACATTTGTCGGTGCTATAAATAACATCAGTACAACCTTTCCTGCCTCGCCTCCTCTAACACAACCTTTAGATGTCGACGATTCTGAATTTTGCAATGCATTGCATATGCCTGCCCGATGTGAGGGAAAGAAATATTGCTCATGCCACCATCtagaaaaactacaaaaagGCGGAATTATCGAGATAGTGGTTGTAGATGAATCAGCTA CTGCAGGAAATATACATCATCCTTTCCATTTGCATGGTTATGCGTTCATGGTTACGGGACTTGGTCAACATCCATCAGGTTTACCTATGACTTTAAAAGAAgctaagaaaattgaaaagtccAAAGGTCTTGTAAGATATTATAAAAGCAACAGACCACCAATCAAGGATACGGTTTCGATACCAAACCGAGGATATGCTATTATACGATTCCGTGCTGATAATCCag GATTCTGGGTAATGCACTGTCATTATGAATGGCATTTCGCTTCTGGCATGGGACTTATAATTCAAGTCGGCAGTTCAGACGAAATGGTTAAACCACCAGCAGACTTCCCGAAATGCAACAACTATGAGCCGAAATTGAAAATGccaaattattag
- the LOC129918065 gene encoding uncharacterized protein LOC129918065, which yields MFLKTTASLFILINVVLGQDYKEEDNNIPDIDVLPEDLYDTDSALRTLYVNVSRYPGELCNRPCRPNDQRMCYFHFTLEHYQAMGVACGKCAQGIVEDCNNAQCIVGDGVEKGVMSINRMIPGPAIQVCQGDLIIVDVVNNAHGTAATIHWHGLHMRDTPFMDGVPYTTQCPIPFASTFRYTFSASEAGTHFYHSHSGHHKVNGQYGALIVRETYFEGAHSSEYDFDLPEHYILISDWMHDYGEQLFPGLPSTGGIFPNSLLINGRGTYINPRTLNHTKVPVTKYLVKPGKKYRFRIINSISHACPVQLQVEGHGLSVISSDSYNVETRPFDTLVSNSGERYDFILTANYTKGDFWIRVCGLGVCAINPTESFALLRYETNDANEEVIDRPQPDFPAYNETFPPGTYLNHPNATCFKGGSNDHCITELTALEADEELLNKRPDHKFFLAFHNFPVPNEEVFRPGSFPHFSNLQDNLTIVGAVNNLSLVFPASPPLTQPKDIDESQYCDEYHWPKHCIGNRLCSCIHRIKIRRNSIVELVIVDESTAVGRMHHPFHLHGYRFMVTALGQHPLGLPMTVARAMQMERQKGLPRSYRNDRPPFKDTVSIPSCGFAVVRFRASNPGYWLMHCHYEWHLAIGMGLILQVGNQNQMVSPPKDFPKCKNYVPNIRLSNIYKTV from the exons atgttcttAAAAACTACTGcgagtttatttattttgataaatgtGGTTTTGGGACAGGACTATAAAGAAGAAGACAACAATATCCCAGACATTGATGTCCTTCCTGAAGACTTATATGATACTGATTCAGCACTAAGGACACTCTATGTGAATGTTTCGAGGTATCCTGGAGAGCTTTGCAATCGGCCATGCAGACCAAATGACCAAAGAATGTGTTATTTTCACTTCACTCTGGAGCATTACCAAGCAATGGGAGT TGCATGTGGTAAATGTGCTCAGGGAATTGTTGAAGACTGTAACAATGCCCAGTGCATTGTTGGTGACGGTGTCGAAAAAGGAGTAATGAGTATTAATCGCATGATCCCAGGACCTGCTATTCAAGTTTGCCAAGGAGACCTCATAATTGTCGATGTGGTCAATAATGCACATGGTACTGCAGCAACCATTCATTGGCATGGACTACATATGAGGGACACACCTTTCATGGATGGAGTTCCGTATACTACACAATGTCCCATTCCATTTGCATCCACTTTTCGTTATACATTTTCCGCCTCAGAAGCAGGAACACACTTTTATCACTCCCATTCAG GACATCATAAAGTAAATGGCCAGTATGGAGCCTTAATTGTTCGAGAGACGTATTTCGAAGGTGCTCATTCGAGTGAATATGACTTTGACCTACCGGAACATTACATACTCATTTCGGATTGGATGCATGATTACGGCGAACAATTGTTTCCAGGACTTCCATCGACAGGAGGGATATTTCCCAATTCGCTTTTGATCAATGGACGTGGCACATATATTAAT CCAAGGACATTGAATCACACGAAAGTACCAGTGACGAAGTATTTGGTTAAGCCTGGGAAAAAATACAGATTTCGTATCATAAATTCAATCAGTCATGCTTGTCCAGTTCAACTGCag GTTGAAGGACATGGGTTATCAGTTATATCATCAGACTCCTATAATGTCGAAACACGACCTTTTGACACACTTGTTAGTAATTCTGGGGAGAGATACGATTTCATTCTCACGGCAAACTATACAAAGGGGGATTTTTGGATCAGAGTGTGCGGGTTGGGAGTTTGTGCGATAAATCCAACAGAGTCCTTTGCATTGCTGAGGTATGAGACGAACGATGCTAATGAGGAAGTGATTGACCGGCCTCAACCTGATTTTCCAGCCTACAACGAGACCTTTCCGCCTGGAACT TATTTAAACCATCCCAATGCAACTTGCTTTAAAGGAGGCAGTAATGACCATTGCATAACTGAGCTGACTGCACTCGAAGCAGACGAGGAACTTCTCAACAAAAGACCCGATCATAAGTTCTTTTTAGCCTTTCACAACTTTCCCGTTCCCAATGAGGAGGTATTTCGTCCAGGAAGCTTCCCACATTTTTCGA ACTTGCAAGACAACTTAACCATTGTTGGAGCGGTGAATAATTTAAGTTTGGTATTTCCGGCCTCGCCACCTCTTACCCAGCCGAAAGATATCGACGAATCTCAATACTGTGATGAATACCACTGGCCAAAACACTGCATTGGCAATAGACTGTGTTCGTGCATCCATCGGATAAAGATTCGAAGGAACAGTATTGTTGAATTGGTAATTGTGGACGAATCAACTG CCGTTGGTCGAATGCATCATCCATTCCATTTACATGGTTATCGATTCATGGTCACGGCACTGGGTCAACATCCGTTGGGTCTACCCATGACTGTAGCCAGAGCAATGCAAATGGAAAGGCAAAAAGGTCTGCCGCGGAGTTATCGTAATGATAGACCACCGTTTAAGGATACAGTTTCCATACCGAGCTGCGGATTTGCTGTCGTGAGATTCCGGGCCAGTAATCCAG GATATTGGCTTATGCATTGTCATTATGAATGGCATTTGGCTATAGGTATGGGATTAATACTACAGGTTGGAAACCAAAATCAGATGGTATCGCCACCCAAGGACTTTCCAAAGTGTAAAAATTATGTTCCGAATATAAGATtatcaaatatttataaaactgtTTGA